Sequence from the Methanosarcina siciliae T4/M genome:
GACGTTTGGGTCGGCTCTTCGCTTAAATACGGTCTTTACCAATGCGCCTCTCATATCAGGTACACCTGTAGAACGCTCCTTCTGCGGGGAATATACAAAAAATTTCAAAAAAGTAGCGTGAAAAACTCTATATGTGGGATCTGTATTGCTACCTGTCCCCGGACTCTGAAATACCTGAAAAAGATGTCTTCTGTGGAGAAAGCTATTGATTGATTGTTTCTTGTATAACGCCTGAATTATAGGTCTGCATTGAAGTCTTCGTCAGATCCGGGAGAAGCCTGGCGATCTACAAAAAACAGTGGCGAAGCTTAAACTCAAAAAATGTAGAAAACATGAAGGTTTATTCATTCGCCTTTTGTCCCGTAATCAGGAAGATGGGGTATCCCTGAGAAATCCTTGAATGAATGAACGCTTGTTTTTCTTGAATTCCTGCGCTTCCTGAAGGGGATTTACAGCAGTGTTTTCAAAACCCATTTTGGAAAAGACAATTGAGACATTCTCCGGGCTTATGTCCTCATAGAAAGGGAGGGCTTTTCGGATCGGCCCGTAAAATTCATTGAAAAATGATCTGGAGGGATTTTTGTTCATGTCGGGGTTCACCACGCCGGTAATCCAGCGCTTGACCTTCTTGTCCGGGCGGGGGTTAAACCAGTTGCCGTCGATAGCAAAAACCCTGCCTCCAGGTTTGAGGACACGCATCCATTCCTGAACTGCTGTTTCCGGTTGAGGTAGGGTCCAGAGCAGGTATTTGTTTACGACCAGGTCAAAATAGCAGTCTTCAAACGGCAGTTTTTCCGCATCGCCATGAAATAAATCAACCTTGACACCCAGGGTCTTTGCGTTATTTCGTGCTTTTTCGAGCATGCCCGCGGAGATATCTATGGCTGTCACCTCATGTCCCATTTCCACAAAGAGAAGCGCAAGAAAACCAGGACCGGTTCCTACATCCAGCACCTTTAACCTTTGCCCGGGAGGTAAGAAATTTTCAAGCATTCGCCTCCAGATAATCCTCTCTTATGCATCAAAGCCGTTCTCTCCATTTGTATATGTGGAAGACCTGAGGTTCCAGTAATCAGCGATAACTTTCTTGCAGTCCATAATTTTACTCCCCAATAAAAAATTCTTAAGAGAAAAGCAGAAACTGCTTTTCAATTTTCATAAATTTGATTTTTTCCAGGTAAGCTATTA
This genomic interval carries:
- a CDS encoding class I SAM-dependent methyltransferase; the encoded protein is MLENFLPPGQRLKVLDVGTGPGFLALLFVEMGHEVTAIDISAGMLEKARNNAKTLGVKVDLFHGDAEKLPFEDCYFDLVVNKYLLWTLPQPETAVQEWMRVLKPGGRVFAIDGNWFNPRPDKKVKRWITGVVNPDMNKNPSRSFFNEFYGPIRKALPFYEDISPENVSIVFSKMGFENTAVNPLQEAQEFKKNKRSFIQGFLRDTPSS